One window from the genome of Fulvivirga lutea encodes:
- a CDS encoding 6-pyruvoyl trahydropterin synthase family protein, giving the protein MVFVSRHEHFNAAHKLYNPNWSEEKNEEVFGPCANSNWHGHNFEIIVTVKGEPDKETGFVIDLKKLSSLIRKEIIAKVDHKNLNLDVDFMIGKMASTENLVIEFWKILKPQIELIAPNAQLYSIKLYETPRNFVEYYG; this is encoded by the coding sequence ATGGTTTTCGTAAGTAGACATGAACATTTTAATGCAGCACATAAGCTGTATAATCCAAACTGGTCAGAGGAGAAAAATGAGGAAGTTTTTGGTCCCTGCGCCAACTCGAATTGGCATGGGCATAATTTTGAGATAATTGTAACCGTAAAGGGCGAGCCTGACAAAGAAACAGGATTCGTGATTGATTTGAAGAAACTAAGTTCACTTATTAGAAAAGAAATCATTGCCAAAGTTGATCATAAAAATTTGAATCTTGATGTGGATTTTATGATTGGGAAGATGGCCAGCACAGAAAACCTTGTCATTGAATTTTGGAAAATTCTAAAGCCTCAAATTGAACTCATTGCACCTAATGCTCAATTGTACAGCATCAAATTGTATGAGACACCTCGAAATTTTGTAGAATATTATGGTTAA
- the rfaD gene encoding ADP-glyceromanno-heptose 6-epimerase, protein MIVVTGAVGFIGSQLIEKLNNENFNDIIAVDNFDREDKNKNIAGLKISKRIDRDQFINWLDLNGQKVEFIFHIGAKTDTTLFDVELLTKMNTEYTKSVWKLCIKHQIPLVYASSAATYGLGEFGYDDNEEEIPKLKPLNPYGQSKQDFDVWALEQDKKPLFWVGLKFFNVYGPNEYHKGRMASVVWHAYNQIKNTDAMKLFRSHNPEFKDGEQMRDFVYVKDVVDVCLWLMHHRKDSGIYNLGSGKARTFLDLTKAVFKAMDKPEDISFIDTPEDIRDKYQYFTEANMSKLVSIGYNKKFHTLEEGVDDYISKFLI, encoded by the coding sequence ATGATAGTAGTAACAGGAGCCGTAGGATTTATTGGGAGTCAGCTTATTGAAAAGCTAAATAATGAGAATTTCAATGACATTATAGCAGTTGATAATTTCGACAGAGAGGATAAAAACAAAAATATTGCAGGGCTCAAAATAAGTAAGAGGATTGATAGAGACCAATTCATTAATTGGCTAGATCTCAACGGCCAGAAAGTTGAATTCATCTTTCATATAGGTGCAAAAACGGATACTACTCTTTTTGATGTTGAGCTACTAACAAAAATGAATACTGAATATACCAAGTCAGTTTGGAAGTTATGTATTAAACACCAAATACCGCTGGTTTATGCATCATCTGCTGCTACTTATGGTCTCGGTGAATTTGGTTACGATGACAACGAAGAGGAAATACCTAAGCTAAAGCCTTTGAACCCCTATGGACAATCGAAGCAAGATTTTGATGTTTGGGCACTTGAACAGGATAAAAAACCGCTGTTTTGGGTTGGTTTAAAATTCTTTAATGTCTACGGGCCTAATGAATACCACAAAGGAAGAATGGCTTCAGTAGTTTGGCATGCTTACAACCAAATTAAAAATACTGATGCAATGAAGTTGTTTCGATCGCATAATCCTGAATTTAAAGACGGTGAACAAATGAGAGACTTTGTTTATGTGAAAGATGTGGTAGACGTTTGTCTTTGGCTAATGCATCATAGAAAGGATTCTGGGATTTATAATTTAGGTAGTGGAAAGGCAAGAACATTTCTTGATTTAACGAAAGCTGTTTTTAAGGCGATGGACAAACCAGAAGATATTTCATTTATAGATACTCCAGAAGATATTAGGGACAAGTATCAGTACTTTACAGAGGCTAATATGAGTAAATTAGTTTCAATAGGTTACAATAAAAAATTCCACACCTTGGAAGAAGGTGTGGACGATTATATAAGTAAATTTTTAATATAG
- a CDS encoding aryl-sulfate sulfotransferase → MRLLLIFLSLFFFNNSYCQNTVGLIESSPDNVSDGYTLFSPMGQLKTFLINNDGQIVNSWQSEFVTGFTVYLDEEGNLFRGGQYGPEGAINGPGGGGVIEKFDWDNNLLWQYFYSDSEKRHHHDFEVLPNGNIIIIGWELKSETESVENGRLPGTLDEGELFACHLVEVKPSGATGGDIVWEWYVWDHLIQDNDPSKRNYGSVSEHPELIDINYFTSVRKSWNHINYVDYNAEQDLIMLSAHAYSEVWIIDHSTSSEEAASHSGGFYGRGGDLLYRWGNPQAYKKGDDQDRKLFSQHFTHWIPEGLPNAGEIMLFNNGEFRESNYSSIDIFDPGTFTYNNTGLFEPLAFTSSYTSNPQEDFFSLRFSSAQQLPNGNILICEGAKGNLFEVNSSGERVWLYVNPVNPEQVYKQGDIAVGNTVFMAHKYSIEFNGFNGKDLSPKGFIELYDQVTSNDLNKDINTTTLEIYPNPASRQLVIKGSIGNIITIKNVAGQELMSIELTQKSQVINIEQLPDGLYHIHSPNGRVVRLIIN, encoded by the coding sequence ATGAGATTATTATTAATTTTCCTTTCTCTTTTCTTTTTTAACAATTCCTATTGCCAAAATACTGTTGGTTTAATTGAGAGCTCCCCCGATAATGTAAGTGATGGTTATACCCTATTTTCACCGATGGGACAGCTAAAAACATTTTTAATAAACAATGATGGTCAAATAGTGAATTCCTGGCAAAGTGAGTTCGTCACTGGCTTCACGGTTTATCTTGATGAGGAAGGTAATTTATTTAGGGGTGGTCAATATGGTCCCGAAGGAGCAATCAACGGTCCAGGTGGGGGTGGTGTAATTGAAAAATTTGATTGGGACAACAATTTACTTTGGCAATATTTTTATTCTGATTCTGAAAAAAGGCATCATCATGATTTTGAGGTTCTTCCCAATGGGAATATAATTATAATAGGTTGGGAATTAAAAAGTGAAACAGAGAGCGTTGAAAATGGACGACTTCCGGGAACTTTAGATGAAGGTGAACTTTTTGCTTGCCATCTAGTTGAAGTTAAACCTTCAGGTGCAACTGGTGGAGATATAGTTTGGGAATGGTATGTATGGGATCACTTAATTCAAGACAATGATCCTTCCAAAAGGAATTATGGCTCTGTATCAGAACATCCCGAGCTAATAGATATTAATTATTTTACTTCTGTTAGAAAATCGTGGAATCATATAAATTATGTTGACTATAACGCTGAACAAGATTTGATTATGCTCAGTGCTCATGCTTATAGTGAGGTTTGGATTATCGATCATAGTACATCTTCAGAAGAAGCAGCGAGTCATTCTGGCGGGTTTTACGGCAGAGGTGGCGATTTACTTTACCGATGGGGTAACCCACAAGCATATAAGAAAGGCGATGATCAAGACCGAAAACTTTTCAGTCAACATTTTACACATTGGATACCTGAAGGGCTCCCTAATGCAGGTGAAATTATGCTCTTTAATAATGGAGAATTTAGAGAGAGTAATTATTCTAGTATTGATATTTTTGATCCTGGAACATTTACATATAATAACACAGGCCTTTTCGAACCGCTTGCATTTACCTCTTCATATACTAGTAATCCTCAGGAGGATTTCTTCTCGTTGCGATTTTCATCTGCCCAGCAATTACCTAACGGTAATATATTAATATGTGAGGGAGCGAAAGGAAACTTGTTTGAAGTTAATTCATCTGGTGAAAGAGTTTGGTTATATGTCAATCCTGTTAATCCTGAGCAAGTTTACAAGCAAGGTGACATTGCTGTCGGAAATACAGTATTTATGGCTCATAAATACTCAATTGAATTCAACGGCTTCAATGGTAAAGACTTATCTCCTAAAGGATTTATAGAATTATATGATCAAGTTACTTCTAACGATCTAAATAAAGATATCAATACCACAACATTGGAGATATATCCTAATCCCGCATCAAGACAGTTAGTAATCAAAGGAAGTATAGGTAATATAATTACTATAAAAAATGTTGCGGGACAAGAATTGATGAGTATAGAACTCACTCAAAAAAGTCAAGTAATAAATATTGAACAATTACCAGATGGGCTTTATCACATACATTCTCCAAATGGTCGTGTAGTTAGATTAATAATTAATTGA
- a CDS encoding PKD domain-containing protein, producing MKIKYTTSILFLFIGTLVLIGINKLFDSRPERIYYEEQLSKLHTLNKRGVTNFESLPKRDRPDLAYIQEFEMTMDPKLGYPPVQRQLEAFSKKQSILANKMDQLTAIPGVQWNERGPNNVAGRTRALMFDPNDNESKKVWAGAIGGGLWYNDDITDPTKKWVAVDDMLDNLAISSLAYDPNNSQIFYMGTGLGYTSDIQGLGIWKTTDGGNTWSQLANTDKFNFHFVQKIEVTDESTVIASTLEGLYRSTDGGSSWNKVIDGRFGDVEIASNGMIIATQGVNSSGAIFKSTDDGLTWSNVTPQGASATRIEVAISPSNPNIIYAVADGGRDDQDVAWFKKSVNSGENWEDVTIPLYMEQDCSMGASHFTRGQAFFDLILAVHPNNPSIVIAGGIDLHKSSDGGISWQPISYWTGSFCDDYVHADQHEITFRPGYPNEAIFGSDGGVSYSANVGNSNNPEFDDRNLGYNVTTFYSVAIENSVGSNYMLAGAQDNGTQKFTRAGVGSTLEATGGDGGFCFIDQDNPNYQITSFVFNSYRWSSDGGRTFTNISDDQSLGRFINPSEYDSESDILYGAGGLNQFTRITDITSSPSELETIEIELSSRQITTIKASPYTSNRLFVGVRVSGGEGLIFSIDNAHTSTPSVTEITGNFEANPGGWVSSIDVGATDDQLLVTFSNYGVSSVYETTDGGTNWISKEDNLPDMPVRWGLYNPENYDQVMLATELGVWSTNSFSGTPDWEPTNSGLANVRCDMLRYRESDGIVSVATYGRGVFTTNIFAKDANADFQTDQVVAYVGVPVQFSDNSLLPNNDWTWNFGDGTNSSDQNPTHTYNTPGHYTISLSIDGGVSIEEKINYVTILPVKSTPYLAADGGGFESNPDDFTSKSLLNGIDHWERGAPGNRLTTVNSGTNTWKTGLTTDISDEGFDYICALYSPAFDMSDNTKEYKLSFYKSMENGYCNAPHGLQLQYSIDGGINWFTLGTSQGELEGTNWYNRGDNTGCSIEQSVFFNKVGWNATSLTTDNGTIDNSVDNEITQYLLNNLAGQANVSFRFVSSVNTGSGNDNEGSVYDRDGFMIDDFEIIVSEASAEFTANQTIVSVDQQVEFTYLSNGAQSFAWDFGDGTASDVENPIHLYSSPGIYTVSLEIVNNVETLVNTKTDYIIVLPKREVPYLLDDGGDFETNTTDFGAQNITGTGFELGNSPIDGKDGTASGSNAWVIGLNDSEYVDDSEARLISPTFAFNTLGNYTLEFKSKHKFEDNWDGFIVEYSVDLGDSWVKLNNVEEEGWYNQISDPLSVFGANQPIFSGDTQGEFVTFSTDVSFLYPNNNVIFRFLFLSDAATVDVGMALDDFQLLGPEPGPAVADFSISGDTGCDGQVLNFINLSNGTIESLTWDFGLNATPQMAEGIGPHTVTYESDVLTTNTVVLTAVGTINGEVIKEEEISIAPLHQPEPFVIDYLPGNSATLTASTGDEFQWLKNGEEILGETDQTITINEFNVDYSVLVGIDGCFVESDVQTVISSIYRDSDNVNFNLYPNPIRSNVLKVTLDSRSFGNSVDCEIYNLFGTRVRVYRNNQLTNNIITLDITGLSSGSYLLKVINGNNVLSRQIIVNR from the coding sequence ATGAAAATAAAATATACCACCTCGATTCTTTTCTTATTTATTGGAACACTAGTTTTAATTGGCATTAATAAATTATTTGATAGTAGACCAGAACGTATTTACTATGAGGAACAGCTTAGTAAACTTCATACCTTGAATAAGAGGGGGGTTACTAATTTTGAATCATTACCTAAAAGAGACAGACCAGATTTGGCATATATCCAAGAGTTTGAAATGACTATGGACCCTAAGCTGGGCTATCCACCAGTCCAAAGACAATTAGAAGCCTTTAGTAAAAAACAATCCATATTAGCGAATAAAATGGATCAATTGACTGCAATACCAGGTGTTCAGTGGAATGAGCGTGGACCCAATAATGTAGCAGGTCGCACAAGGGCTTTAATGTTTGACCCAAATGATAATGAAAGTAAGAAAGTTTGGGCTGGTGCCATTGGTGGTGGTCTGTGGTACAATGATGATATTACTGACCCAACAAAGAAGTGGGTCGCTGTTGATGATATGCTCGATAATTTAGCCATAAGTAGCTTAGCATATGATCCAAATAATTCTCAAATATTTTATATGGGTACAGGCCTGGGTTATACAAGTGACATTCAAGGTCTCGGAATTTGGAAAACTACGGACGGAGGTAATACATGGTCCCAATTAGCAAATACAGATAAATTCAATTTTCATTTTGTACAAAAAATAGAAGTGACAGATGAATCAACGGTTATTGCTTCAACGCTTGAAGGTTTATACAGGTCAACGGACGGAGGTAGCTCATGGAATAAAGTTATAGATGGAAGGTTCGGAGATGTTGAAATAGCATCTAATGGAATGATCATTGCTACACAAGGAGTTAACTCCAGTGGAGCAATATTTAAGTCAACAGATGATGGCTTAACTTGGTCAAACGTTACTCCTCAGGGGGCATCTGCTACTAGAATTGAGGTTGCGATATCACCTTCAAATCCAAATATAATATATGCAGTAGCAGATGGAGGCCGTGACGATCAAGATGTTGCTTGGTTCAAGAAATCAGTGAATTCAGGAGAAAATTGGGAAGATGTAACGATTCCTCTTTACATGGAACAAGATTGTTCAATGGGTGCAAGCCATTTTACTCGAGGACAAGCTTTTTTTGATTTAATACTCGCTGTACACCCAAATAATCCATCAATAGTAATTGCCGGTGGTATAGACTTACATAAATCGTCTGATGGAGGCATAAGCTGGCAACCCATTTCTTACTGGACTGGATCATTTTGTGATGATTACGTACATGCAGACCAACATGAAATTACATTTAGGCCAGGCTACCCAAATGAAGCTATTTTTGGAAGTGATGGCGGAGTATCGTATTCTGCAAATGTTGGTAATTCAAATAATCCAGAGTTTGATGATAGGAATTTAGGATATAATGTTACAACATTTTATTCGGTAGCTATTGAAAATAGCGTTGGCTCTAATTATATGCTTGCGGGCGCTCAAGATAATGGTACACAAAAGTTTACAAGAGCTGGTGTAGGATCTACTTTAGAGGCAACAGGTGGCGATGGTGGATTTTGTTTCATTGATCAAGATAATCCAAATTATCAGATTACTAGTTTTGTTTTTAATTCTTACCGTTGGTCTTCAGATGGAGGTAGGACATTTACGAATATTTCAGATGATCAAAGTTTAGGCAGATTTATAAACCCTTCGGAATATGATAGCGAGTCGGATATTCTGTATGGAGCAGGTGGTCTTAATCAATTTACAAGAATTACCGATATCACTTCTTCTCCTTCAGAATTAGAAACGATAGAAATTGAATTATCTTCAAGACAGATAACAACCATAAAAGCATCTCCTTACACATCAAATAGACTTTTCGTTGGTGTTCGAGTTAGCGGAGGAGAGGGGCTAATTTTTTCAATAGATAATGCTCATACCAGTACGCCTAGTGTAACAGAAATTACTGGCAATTTTGAAGCTAACCCTGGAGGTTGGGTTTCAAGTATTGACGTAGGTGCAACTGATGATCAACTACTTGTAACATTCTCGAATTATGGGGTTTCTTCTGTATATGAAACCACAGATGGAGGAACCAATTGGATTAGTAAGGAAGATAACTTACCTGATATGCCCGTAAGATGGGGTCTATATAATCCAGAGAATTATGATCAAGTTATGCTGGCTACTGAGCTAGGAGTTTGGTCAACCAATTCGTTTTCTGGAACACCTGATTGGGAACCGACTAATTCAGGGTTGGCTAATGTGAGGTGTGATATGTTAAGATATAGAGAGTCTGATGGAATAGTATCGGTGGCCACATACGGTAGAGGAGTTTTTACTACCAATATTTTTGCGAAAGATGCAAATGCTGATTTTCAAACAGATCAGGTAGTAGCATATGTTGGTGTCCCTGTTCAATTTTCAGATAATTCTCTACTACCTAACAATGATTGGACGTGGAATTTTGGTGACGGAACTAATTCCAGTGATCAGAATCCGACACACACATATAATACTCCTGGACATTATACAATTTCTTTGTCTATCGATGGAGGAGTTAGTATTGAAGAAAAGATTAACTATGTTACAATTCTACCAGTAAAATCCACCCCCTATCTGGCTGCAGATGGAGGGGGTTTCGAGTCTAACCCGGACGATTTTACTTCAAAGTCTTTATTAAATGGTATTGATCATTGGGAAAGAGGTGCTCCAGGAAACAGGTTAACAACTGTTAATTCAGGAACAAATACTTGGAAGACAGGACTTACTACTGACATCTCGGATGAAGGTTTTGACTATATATGTGCACTATATTCACCTGCATTTGATATGTCTGATAATACTAAGGAATACAAATTGTCATTTTATAAGAGTATGGAAAATGGTTATTGTAATGCTCCACATGGTTTGCAATTACAGTATAGTATAGATGGTGGTATTAATTGGTTTACTTTAGGTACTTCACAAGGTGAGCTAGAAGGTACTAACTGGTATAATAGGGGTGATAACACAGGATGTTCTATAGAACAGTCCGTGTTTTTTAATAAAGTTGGCTGGAATGCTACAAGCTTAACAACCGATAACGGAACAATAGATAATTCGGTCGATAACGAAATTACTCAATATCTACTAAATAATTTGGCTGGTCAAGCTAACGTCTCTTTCAGGTTTGTTAGTTCAGTTAATACAGGTTCGGGTAATGATAATGAAGGAAGTGTCTATGATCGAGATGGATTCATGATTGATGATTTCGAGATTATTGTATCTGAAGCTAGTGCAGAATTCACAGCAAATCAGACTATTGTATCAGTTGATCAACAAGTTGAATTTACTTATTTATCAAATGGAGCTCAATCCTTTGCTTGGGACTTTGGTGATGGAACGGCTTCAGATGTTGAAAACCCTATTCATTTGTATAGTAGCCCGGGTATTTATACAGTAAGTTTAGAAATTGTTAATAATGTAGAAACTTTGGTTAATACTAAAACGGATTATATAATTGTTCTTCCCAAAAGAGAAGTACCTTATTTGCTTGATGATGGAGGTGATTTTGAAACGAATACCACTGATTTTGGAGCTCAAAATATAACAGGTACTGGCTTTGAATTGGGTAATTCACCAATTGATGGAAAAGATGGAACAGCAAGTGGATCAAATGCGTGGGTTATAGGCCTAAATGACTCAGAGTATGTTGATGATTCAGAAGCCAGACTTATTTCACCTACATTTGCTTTTAATACACTGGGTAATTATACTCTTGAATTCAAGTCTAAACATAAATTTGAAGATAATTGGGACGGGTTTATAGTGGAATATTCTGTTGATTTAGGAGATAGCTGGGTAAAACTTAACAATGTTGAAGAGGAAGGTTGGTATAATCAAATAAGTGATCCTTTATCTGTGTTTGGTGCCAATCAACCAATTTTTAGTGGTGATACACAAGGTGAGTTTGTGACTTTCAGTACTGATGTATCTTTTTTATATCCGAACAATAATGTGATCTTTAGATTTTTATTTTTAAGTGATGCAGCGACAGTCGATGTTGGAATGGCACTAGATGACTTTCAGTTGTTAGGTCCAGAACCTGGCCCTGCTGTCGCTGATTTTTCAATTAGCGGTGATACAGGATGTGATGGGCAAGTGCTGAATTTTATAAATTTGTCGAATGGTACAATTGAAAGCCTTACATGGGATTTTGGATTAAATGCTACGCCACAGATGGCAGAGGGTATTGGACCACATACTGTAACTTATGAGAGTGATGTTTTAACTACAAATACGGTGGTTTTAACAGCCGTGGGTACAATTAACGGTGAAGTAATAAAGGAAGAAGAGATATCAATTGCACCATTACACCAACCAGAACCATTTGTAATTGATTATCTTCCCGGAAATTCTGCAACTCTTACGGCTTCCACTGGTGATGAATTCCAATGGCTCAAAAATGGTGAAGAGATACTTGGTGAGACTGACCAAACTATTACTATTAATGAGTTTAATGTCGACTATTCAGTGTTGGTAGGTATTGATGGGTGTTTTGTGGAAAGTGATGTACAAACTGTTATTTCAAGCATATATAGGGATTCAGACAATGTAAATTTTAATCTTTATCCTAACCCAATTAGATCAAATGTTTTAAAAGTAACATTGGATAGTAGAAGTTTTGGAAATTCTGTTGACTGTGAAATTTATAATCTTTTTGGTACGAGAGTAAGAGTGTACAGAAATAATCAATTGACTAATAACATAATCACTTTAGATATTACTGGATTGTCTTCGGGTTCTTATTTGTTGAAAGTGATCAATGGAAATAATGTGTTGTCTAGACAAATAATAGTAAATAGGTAG
- a CDS encoding SusD/RagB family nutrient-binding outer membrane lipoprotein, whose amino-acid sequence MRNLFKLKIYTLALSVMVLAGCEENFLDINDDPNNPLSVPTGQLMTAAQTNMSYTFANGSGGLGLYTGTIVKHWVQRGTLNDYSLQGTDFAVTTGWQSIYAGAMTDLQVAIEQATEEEDFATLGAAQLMRVYIMSHVVDLWGDVPYFEIGQGAGNESPTFDDGLAVYNDLFTLLETGLSNLEAGVDGSVKGDLIYSGSADSWITFGNSLKLRMLNNVRLQRDVTADAQAAITDGVIEAIADDFELDYGTSFNPENRNPGFSFEWTAGNGNYIDPFFFETLRGQDTFAHGGLLPAGAGVRDPRIPYYIFNQLPAGSGDADAENPCAYCPSRSGSAFLSIFSHSFNIDPNEGFDQSNSQSLAGLYPLGGRYDDGDGGTASNAATLNAGQVTGPGNTPQRLLDASEVYFIRAELAQVGVTNETARDLFLSALNTSFAKVNAVANSAGAPTMSATAISTYVNAVMANYDAASPAGQLELIMVSKWLAQFGNSTISYNDIRRTGFPRLHDGNTDNLNVTVQTRQFPVSLPYDINNLQLNAAAPSQRVIATDRVFWDVN is encoded by the coding sequence ATGAGAAATTTATTTAAACTAAAGATATATACACTAGCATTATCAGTAATGGTACTTGCTGGATGTGAAGAGAACTTTTTGGACATCAATGATGATCCGAATAACCCTTTGTCTGTGCCTACTGGTCAGTTAATGACGGCAGCGCAGACGAATATGTCCTATACTTTCGCTAATGGTAGTGGTGGTTTAGGGTTGTATACGGGTACGATTGTGAAGCACTGGGTTCAAAGAGGTACCTTGAATGATTATTCATTACAAGGGACAGACTTTGCAGTGACGACAGGCTGGCAGAGTATTTATGCAGGAGCGATGACTGATCTTCAGGTTGCTATAGAGCAAGCGACAGAAGAGGAGGACTTTGCTACTCTTGGTGCGGCACAATTAATGAGAGTTTACATTATGTCCCATGTTGTTGACTTATGGGGAGATGTACCTTACTTTGAGATTGGTCAGGGTGCAGGGAACGAATCACCAACCTTTGATGATGGTTTAGCAGTATACAATGATCTGTTTACTTTACTGGAAACAGGGTTAAGTAATTTAGAGGCTGGAGTCGATGGTTCAGTAAAGGGAGATTTAATCTATAGTGGTAGCGCAGATAGTTGGATAACGTTTGGTAACAGTCTTAAGCTGAGAATGTTGAATAACGTAAGGCTTCAGCGAGATGTGACAGCGGATGCTCAAGCAGCGATTACTGACGGGGTCATAGAGGCGATAGCTGATGATTTTGAATTAGACTATGGAACGAGTTTCAACCCTGAGAACAGGAATCCAGGATTCTCATTTGAGTGGACAGCAGGTAATGGTAATTACATAGACCCATTCTTTTTTGAGACATTGAGAGGGCAAGATACGTTTGCCCATGGCGGGTTGTTACCAGCAGGAGCAGGAGTAAGGGATCCACGAATTCCATACTACATTTTTAACCAGCTTCCAGCAGGTTCAGGTGATGCAGATGCAGAGAATCCATGTGCCTACTGCCCTTCAAGAAGTGGTTCAGCATTCTTATCGATTTTTTCTCATTCATTCAATATAGACCCTAATGAAGGCTTTGATCAAAGTAATTCACAGTCTTTAGCAGGGTTATACCCGCTGGGTGGAAGATATGATGATGGAGATGGTGGAACAGCTTCGAATGCTGCTACTTTAAATGCAGGTCAGGTGACTGGCCCGGGTAACACTCCTCAGCGATTGTTAGATGCGAGTGAAGTGTATTTCATACGAGCGGAGTTAGCTCAGGTAGGTGTGACAAATGAGACAGCTCGGGATTTATTTTTATCAGCGCTGAACACTTCATTTGCCAAGGTAAATGCGGTAGCTAATTCAGCAGGAGCACCTACCATGTCAGCAACAGCAATCTCAACATATGTGAACGCTGTAATGGCTAACTATGATGCGGCTTCACCAGCAGGGCAATTGGAGTTGATCATGGTTTCTAAGTGGTTGGCCCAATTTGGTAACTCTACTATCAGCTACAACGATATTCGTAGAACGGGCTTCCCTCGATTGCACGATGGTAATACAGATAACTTGAACGTAACCGTTCAGACAAGACAATTTCCTGTTTCATTACCTTATGACATCAATAACTTACAACTCAACGCAGCAGCGCCAAGCCAAAGAGTTATTGCTACAGACAGGGTATTTTGGGATGTTAATTAA